From a single Sporosarcina oncorhynchi genomic region:
- a CDS encoding peptidylprolyl isomerase, giving the protein MKKMLLTSLTLFGMLLLAACGQSEDKQDPEKPATENSSSPVTDGATNEEANNMYPQLSTEVAANEALVVMNTTMGPIKIKLFPEKAPKTVENFLTHAENGYYDGIIFHRVIPNFMIQGGDPTGTGMGGESIYGSTFEDEFTMDLFNLRGALSMANAGPGTNGSQFFIVQASDAPGKAKQMIDGGWPEEIAKAYEGMGGTPHLDQKHTVFGQVIEGMDVVDKIATVKTNADKPVEEISIESIEIIQK; this is encoded by the coding sequence ATGAAAAAAATGCTTCTTACTTCGCTTACGCTTTTCGGCATGCTTCTTTTAGCCGCTTGTGGTCAAAGTGAAGACAAGCAAGATCCGGAAAAACCAGCTACAGAAAATAGCTCATCGCCCGTAACAGACGGAGCGACAAATGAGGAGGCCAACAATATGTATCCACAATTATCAACAGAAGTAGCAGCAAACGAAGCACTTGTCGTTATGAATACGACAATGGGCCCTATCAAAATCAAACTATTCCCGGAAAAAGCGCCTAAAACAGTTGAGAACTTCTTAACTCATGCTGAAAATGGCTACTATGACGGGATCATCTTCCACCGTGTAATTCCGAACTTCATGATTCAAGGTGGCGACCCAACTGGAACAGGTATGGGTGGAGAAAGCATCTACGGCAGTACATTTGAAGATGAATTCACAATGGATCTTTTCAATCTACGTGGCGCTTTGTCAATGGCAAACGCGGGTCCAGGGACAAACGGAAGCCAGTTCTTCATCGTTCAGGCATCTGATGCACCAGGCAAAGCTAAGCAAATGATCGACGGCGGATGGCCAGAAGAAATTGCAAAAGCGTATGAGGGAATGGGTGGAACGCCACACCTTGACCAAAAACATACTGTTTTCGGACAAGTTATCGAAGGTATGGATGTTGTCGACAAGATCGCAACAGTCAAAACAAATGCCGATAAGCCTGTTGAAGAAATTTCAATTGAGTCAATCGAAATCATCCAGAAATAA